From a region of the Haematobia irritans isolate KBUSLIRL chromosome 4, ASM5000362v1, whole genome shotgun sequence genome:
- the LOC142236898 gene encoding uncharacterized protein LOC142236898: MVGENGYEYKTVKRLKYRHRRDVSEVANEYLPPTQDTFTEVPADMNSAEPLQQSAMLGENGYEYKTVRRLKYRQRRDVPEIANEYLPPAEETATESVSEVKSLEEPQDSSVLGENGYEYKTVRLLKYRQRRDVSEIANEYLPPAEEISTESISEAKSSEDPQDSSVLGENGYEYKTVRRLKYRQRRDVSEIANEYLPPAEETATESVSEVKSLEEPQDSSVLGENGYEYKTVRRLKYRQRRDVSEISNEYLPPAEETATESISEAKSSEEPQDSSVLGENGYEYKTVRRLKYRQRRDVSEIANEYLPPAEETATESISEAKSSEEPQDSSVLGENGYEYKTVRRLKYRQRRDVSEIANEYLPPAEESATESVSEVKSLEEPQDSSVLGENGYEYKTVRRLKYRQRRDVSEIANEYLPPAEETATESVSEVKSLEEPQDSSVLGENGYEYKTVRRLKYRQRRDVSEISNEYLPPAEETATESISEAKSSEEPQDSSVLGENGYEYKTVRRLKYRQRRDVSEIAMEYLPPAEESATESVSEVKSLEEPQDSSVLGENGYEYKTVRRLKYRQRRDVSEIANEYLPPAEETATESVSEVKSLDEPQDSSVLGENGYEYKTVRRLKYRQRRDVAEISNEYLPPAEESATESVSEIKSFEEPQDSSVLGETGYEYKTVRRLKYRQRRDVSEIANEYLPPAEKSATESVSEVKSLEEPQDSSMLGENGYEYKTVRRLKYRQRRDVSEIANEYLPPAEESATESVSEVKSLEEPQDSSVLGENGYEYKTVRRLKYRQRRDVSEIANEYLPPAKETATESISEAKSSEEPQDSSVLGENGYEYKTVRRLKYRQRRDVSEIANEYLPPAEETATESISEVKSLEEPKDSSVLGENGYEYKTVRRLKYRQRRDVSEIANEYLPPAEETATESVSEVKSLEEPKDSSVLGENGYEYKTVRRLKYRQRRDVSEIANEYLPPAEETATESVSEAKSLEDPQDSSVLGENGYEYKTVRRLKYRQRRDVSEIANEYLPPAEESATESVSEVKSLDEPQDSSVLGENGYEYKTVRRLKYRQRRDVSEISNEYLPPAEESATESVSEIKSLEEPQDSSVLGETGYEYKTVRRLKYRQRRDVSEIANEYLPPAEESATESVSEVKSLEEPQDSSVLGENGYEYKTIRRLKYRQRRDIPTLAEYLPPAENMSIVYDVKSTEDPISSTDLSDNGYLYKTVRRLKYRQRRA; this comes from the coding sequence ATGGTGGGTGAAAATGGATATGAGTACAAAACCGTTAAGCGATTAAAATATCGCCATCGCCGTGATGTCTCGGAAGTTGCCAACGAATACTTGCCACCAACCCAAGACACATTTACCGAAGTTCCCGCTGATATGAATTCTGCCGAACCTCTTCAACAATCTGCTATGTTAGGCGAAAATGGTTATGAATACAAGACTGTTCGCCGTTTGAAATACCGCCAGCGTCGCGATGTTCCGGAGATTGCAAATGAATATTTACCTCCTGCAGAAGAAACCGCCACTGAATCCGTTTCTGAAGTTAAATCTCTTGAAGAACCCCAAGATTCATCAGTATTGGGCGAAAATGGTTACGAATATAAAACTGTTCGTCTTTTGAAGTACCGCCAACGTCGCGATGTTTCAGAGATCGCTAATGAATACTTGCCTCCAGCTGAAGAAATCTCTACTGAATCCATTTCTGAAGCTAAATCTTCTGAAGACCCCCAAGACTCATCAGTATTGGGCGAAAATGGTTATGAATACAAAACCGTTCGTCGTTTGAAGTACCGCCAACGTCGGGATGTTTCAGAGATTGCTAATGAATACTTGCCTCCTGCTGAAGAAACAGCCACTGAATCCGTTTCTGAAGTTAAATCTCTAGAAGAACCCCAAGACTCATCAGTATTGGGCGAAAATGGCTATGAATACAAAACCGTTCGTCGTTTGAAGTATCGCCAACGTCGCGATGTTTCAGAGATCAGTAATGAATACTTGCCTCCCGCAGAAGAAACAGCCACTGAATCCATTTCTGAAGCTAAATCTTCTGAAGAACCCCAAGATTCATCAGTATTGGGTGAAAATGGCTATGAATACAAAACCGTTCGCCGTTTGAAGTACCGCCAACGTCGCGATGTGTCAGAGATCGCTAATGAATACTTGCCTCCCGCAGAAGAAACAGCTACTGAATCCATTTCTGAAGCTAAATCTTCTGAAGAACCCCAAGACTCATCAGTATTGGGCGAAAATGGCTATGAATACAAAACCGTTCGCCGTTTGAAATACCGCCAACGTCGCGATGTTTCAGAAATCGCTAATGAATACTTGCCTCCCGCAGAGGAATCTGCCACTGAATCAGTTTCTGAAGTTAAATCCCTTGAAGAACCCCAAGATTCATCAGTATTGGGTGAAAACGGCTATGAATACAAAACCGTTCGTCGTTTGAAGTACCGCCAACGTCGCGATGTTTCAGAGATCGCTAATGAATACTTGCCTCCCGCTGAAGAAACAGCCACTGAATCCGTTTCTGAAGTTAAATCTCTAGAAGAACCCCAAGACTCATCAGTATTGGGCGAAAATGGCTATGAATACAAAACCGTTCGTCGTTTGAAGTACCGCCAACGTCGCGATGTTTCAGAGATTAGTAATGAATACTTGCCTCCCGCAGAAGAAACAGCCACTGAATCCATTTCTGAAGCTAAATCTTCTGAAGAACCCCAAGACTCATCAGTATTGGGCGAAAATGGCTATGAATACAAAACCGTTCGCCGTTTGAAATACCGCCAACGTCGCGATGTTTCAGAAATCGCTATGGAATACTTGCCTCCCGCAGAGGAATCTGCCACTGAATCAGTTTCTGAAGTTAAATCCCTTGAAGAACCCCAAGATTCATCAGTATTGGGTGAAAACGGCTATGAATACAAAACCGTTCGTCGTTTGAAGTACCGCCAACGTCGCGACGTTTCAGAGATCGCTAATGAATACCTACCTCCTGCAGAGGAAACAGCCACGGAATCAGTTTCTGAAGTTAAATCCCTTGACGAACCCCAAGATTCATCAGTATTGGGAGAAAATGGTTATGAGTACAAGACTGTTCGTCGTTTGAAGTACCGCCAACGTCGCGATGTTGCTGAGATTTCTAATGAATACTTGCCTCCCGCAGAGGAATCTGCCACTGAATCAGTTTCTGAAATTAAATCTTTTGAAGAACCCCAAGATTCATCAGTATTGGGGGAAACTGGCTATGAATACAAAACCGTTCGTCGTTTGAAGTACCGCCAACGTCGCGATGTTTCAGAAATCGCTAATGAATACTTGCCGCCCGCAGAGAAATCTGCCACTGAATCAGTTTCTGAAGTTAAATCTCTAGAAGAACCCCAAGACTCATCAATGTTGGGCGAGAATGGCTATGAATACAAAACCGTTCGTCGTTTGAAGTACCGCCAACGTCGCGATGTTTCAGAAATCGCTAATGAATACTTGCCTCCCGCAGAGGAATCTGCCACTGAATCAGTTTCTGAAGTTAAATCCCTTGAAGAACCCCAAGATTCATCAGTATTGGGTGAAAACGGCTATGAATACAAAACCGTTCGTCGTTTAAAGTACCGCCAACGTCGCGATGTTTCAGAGATCGCTAATGAATACTTGCCTCCCGCAAAAGAAACAGCCACTGAATCCATTTCTGAAGCTAAATCTTCTGAAGAACCCCAAGACTCATCAGTATTGGGCGAAAATGGCTATGAATACAAAACCGTTCGCCGTTTGAAATACCGCCAACGTCGCGATGTTTCAGAAATCGCTAATGAATACTTGCCTCCCGCAGAAGAAACAGCCACTGAATCCATTTCTGAAGTTAAATCTCTAGAAGAACCCAAAGATTCATCAGTATTGGGTGAAAATGGCTATGAATATAAAACTGTTCGCCGTTTGAAGTACCGCCAACGTCGCGATGTTTCAGAGATCGCTAATGAATACTTGCCTCCCGCAGAAGAAACAGCCACTGAATCCGTTTCTGAAGTAAAATCTCTAGAAGAACCCAAAGATTCATCAGTATTGGGTGAAAACGGCTATGAATACAAAACCGTTCGCCGTTTGAAGTACCGCCAACGTCGCGACGTTTCAGAGATCGCTAATGAATACCTACCTCCTGCAGAGGAAACAGCCACGGAATCAGTTTCTGAAGCAAAATCTCTTGAAGACCCTCAAGACTCATCAGTATTGGGAGAAAATGGCTATGAATATAAAACTGTTCGTCGTTTGAAATACCGCCAACGTCGCGATGTTTCAGAGATTGCTAATGAATACTTGCCTCCTGCAGAGGAATCTGCCACTGAATCAGTTTCTGAAGTTAAATCCCTTGACGAACCCCAAGATTCATCAGTATTGGGAGAAAATGGTTATGAGTACAAGACTGTTCGTCGTTTGAAGTACCGCCAACGTCGCGATGTTTCTGAGATTTCTAATGAATACTTGCCTCCCGCAGAGGAATCTGCCACTGAATCAGTTTCTGAAATTAAATCTCTTGAAGAACCCCAAGATTCATCAGTATTGGGGGAAACTGGCTATGAATACAAAACCGTTCGTCGTTTGAAGTACCGCCAACGTCGCGATGTTTCAGAGATCGCTAATGAATACTTGCCGCCCGCAGAGGAGTCTGCCACTGAATCAGTTTCTGAAGTTAAATCCCTTGAAGAACCCCAAGATTCATCAGTATTGGGCGAAAATGGCTATGAATACAAAACAATTCGCCGTTTAAAATATCGTCAACGTCGTGATATTCCCACACTTGCCGAGTACCTCCCTCCCGCCGAAAATATGTCAATCGTTTATGACGTAAAATCAACCGAAGATCCAATAAGCTCAACAGATCTTAGTGATAATGGCTATCTATATAAAACAGTGCGACGCCTCAAGTACAGACAACGTCGTGCATAG
- the LOC142236897 gene encoding uncharacterized protein LOC142236897 codes for MRIFVVACAILAVAASAAIDSPNNEYVPPSADTAALDSIELANPADLTDNGYQYRTVKRLKYRHRRDVSEIVNEYLPPNKDTSAEDVAEVREDVDSQDSTMVGENGYEYKTVKRLKYRHRRDVSEVANEYLPPTEDTFTEVPADMNSAEPLQQSAMLGENGYEYKTVRRLKYRQRRDVPEIANEYLPPAEETATESISEAKYSEDPQDSSVLGENGYEYKTVRRLKYRQRRDVSEIANEYLPPAEESATESISEAKSSEEPQDSSVLGENGYEYKTVRRLKYRQRRDVSEIANEYLPPAEESATESISEAKSSEEPQDSSVLGENGYEYKTVRRLKYRQRRNVSEIANEYLPPAEESATESVSEVKSLEEPQDSSVLGENGYKYKTVRRLKYRQRRDVSEITNDYLPPAEETATESISEAKSSEEPQDSSVLGENGYEYKTVRRLKYRQRRDVSEIANEYLPPAEETATESISEAKSSEEPQDSSVLGENGYEYKTVRRLKYRQRRDVSEITNDYLPPAEETATESISEAKSSEEPQDSSVLGENGYEYKTVRRLKYRQRRDVSEIANEYLPPAEETATESISEAKSSEEPQDSSVLGENGYEYKTVRRLKYRQRRDVSEISNEYLPPAEESATESVSEVKSLEEPQDSSVLGENGYEYKTVRRLKYRQRRDVSEISNEYLPPAEETATESISEAKSSEEPQDSSVLGENGYEYKTVRRLKYRQRRDVSEITNEYLPPAEETATESISEAKSSEEPQDSSVLGENGYEYKTVRRLKYRQRRDVSEIANEYLPPAEESATESASEVKSLEEPQDSSVLGENGYEYKTVRRLKYRQRRDVSEIANEYLPPAEESATESVSEVKSLDEPQDSSVLGENGYEYKTVRRLKYRQRRDVSEIANEYLPPAEESATESVSEIKSLEEPQDSSVLGETGYEYKTVRRLKYRQRRDVSEIANEYLPPAEKSATESVSEVKSLEEPQDSSMLGENGYEYKTVRRLKYRQRRDVSEIANEYLPPAEESATESVSEVKSLEEPQDSSVLGENGYEYKTVRRLKYRQRRDVSEIANEYLPPAEESATESVSEVKSLEEPQDSSVLGENGYEYKTVRRLKYRQRRDVSEIANEYLPPAEETTTESVSEVKSLEEPQDSSVLGENGYEYKTVRRLKYRQRRDVSEIANEYLPPAEETATESVSEVKSLEEPKDSSVLGENGYEYKTVRRLKYRQRRDVSEIANEYLPPAEETATESVSEAKSLEEPQDSSVLGENGYEYKTVRRLKYRQRRDVSEIANEYLPPAEESATESVSEVKSLDEPQDSSVLGENGYEYKTVRRLKYHQRRDVSEISNEYLPPAEESATESISEIKSLEEPQDSSVLGETGYEYKTVRRLKYRQRRDVSEIANEYLPPAEESATESVSEVKSLEEPQDSSVLGENGYEYKTIRRLKYRQRRDIPTLAEYLPPDEDMPIVYDVKSTEDPISSTDLSDNGYLYKTVRRLKYRQRRA; via the exons ATG AGAATTTTCGTGGTAGCTTGTGCTATACTGGCTGTTGCAGCCTCAGCTGCCATCGATAGTCCTAATAATGAATATGTGCCACCATCGGCAGATACTGCTGCATTGGATTCTATTGAGTTGGCAAATCCAGCGGATCTAACTGATAATGGTTACCAGTATCGAACGGTAAAACGCCTCAAATATAGACATCGTCGCGATGTCTCCGAAATTGTCAATGAATATTTACCCCCCAACAAAGACACTTCCGCCGAAGATGTTGCTGAAGTGAGAGAAGATGTAGATTCTCAAGATTCCACTATGGTGGGTGAAAATGGATATGAGTACAAAACCGTTAAGCGATTAAAATATCGCCATCGCCGTGATGTCTCGGAAGTTGCCAACGAATACTTGCCACCAACCGAAGACACATTTACCGAAGTTCCCGCTGATATGAATTCTGCCGAACCTCTTCAACAATCTGCTATGTTAGGCGAAAATGGTTATGAATACAAGACTGTTCGCCGTTTGAAATACCGCCAGCGTCGCGATGTTCCGGAGATTGCAAATGAATATTTACCTCCTGCAGAAGAAACCGCCACTGAATCCATTTCTGAAGCTAAATATTCTGAAGATCCCCAAGACTCATCAGTATTGGGCGAAAATGGTTATGAATACAAAACCGTTCGTCGTTTGAAGTACCGCCAACGTCGGGATGTTTCAGAGATTGCTAATGAATACTTGCCTCCTGCAGAGGAATCTGCCACTGAATCCATTTCTGAAGCTAAATCTTCTGAAGAACCTCAAGACTCATCAGTATTGGGCGAAAATGGCTATGAATACAAAACCGTTCGCCGTTTGAAGTACCGCCAACGTCGGGATGTTTCAGAGATTGCTAATGAATACTTGCCTCCTGCAGAGGAATCTGCCACTGAATCCATTTCGGAAGCTAAATCTTCTGAAGAACCTCAAGACTCATCAGTATTGGGTGAAAACGGCTATGAATACAAAACCGTTCGTCGTTTGAAGTACCGCCAACGTCGCAATGTTTCAGAGATCGCTAATGAATACTTGCCTCCCGCAGAAGAATCAGCCACTGAATCCGTCTCTGAAGTTAAATCTCTAGAAGAACCCCAAGACTCATCAGTGTTGGGCGAAAATGGCTATAAATACAAAACCGTTCGTCGTTTGAAGTACCGCCAACGTCGCGATGTTTCAGAGATCACTAATGACTATTTGCCTCCCGCAGAAGAAACAGCCACTGAATCCATTTCTGAAGCTAAATCTTCTGAAGAACCCCAAGATTCATCAGTATTGGGTGAAAATGGCTATGAATACAAAACCGTTCGCCGTTTGAAGTACCGCCAACGTCGCGATGTGTCAGAGATCGCTAATGAATACTTGCCTCCCGCAGAAGAAACAGCCACTGAATCCATTTCTGAAGCTAAATCTTCTGAAGAACCCCAAGATTCATCAGTATTGGGTGAAAATGGCTATGAATACAAAACCGTTCGTCGTTTGAAGTACCGCCAACGTCGCGATGTTTCAGAGATCACTAATGACTATTTGCCTCCCGCAGAAGAAACAGCCACTGAATCCATTTCTGAAGCTAAATCTTCTGAAGAACCCCAAGATTCATCAGTATTGGGTGAAAATGGCTATGAATACAAAACCGTTCGCCGTTTGAAGTACCGCCAACGTCGCGATGTGTCAGAGATCGCTAATGAATACTTGCCTCCCGCAGAAGAAACAGCCACTGAATCCATTTCTGAAGCTAAATCTTCCGAAGAACCCCAAGACTCATCAGTATTGGGTGAAAATGGCTATGAATACAAAACCGTTCGCCGTTTGAAATACCGCCAACGTCGCGATGTTTCAGAGATCAGTAATGAATACTTGCCTCCCGCAGAGGAATCTGCCACTGAATCAGTTTCTGAAGTTAAATCCCTTGAAGAACCCCAAGATTCATCAGTATTGGGCGAAAATGGCTATGAATACAAAACCGTTCGTCGTTTGAAGTACCGCCAACGTCGCGATGTTTCAGAGATCAGTAATGAATACTTGCCTCCAGCAGAAGAAACAGCCACTGAATCCATTTCTGAAGCTAAATCTTCTGAAGAACCCCAAGACTCATCAGTATTGGGTGAAAATGGCTATGAATACAAAACCGTTCGCCGTTTGAAATACCGCCAACGTCGCGATGTTTCAGAGATCACTAATGAATACTTGCCTCCCGCAGAAGAAACAGCCACTGAATCCATTTCTGAAGCTAAATCTTCTGAAGAACCCCAAGATTCATCAGTATTGGGTGAAAATGGCTATGAATACAAAACCGTTCGCCGTTTGAAGTACCGCCAACGTCGCGATGTGTCAGAGATCGCTAATGAATACTTGCCTCCCGCAGAGGAATCTGCCACTGAATCAGCTTCTGAAGTTAAATCCCTTGAAGAACCCCAAGATTCATCAGTATTGGGTGAAAACGGCTATGAATACAAAACCGTTCGTCGTTTGAAGTACCGCCAACGTCGCGATGTTTCAGAGATCGCTAATGAATACTTGCCTCCTGCAGAGGAATCTGCCACTGAATCAGTTTCTGAAGTTAAATCCCTTGACGAACCCCAAGATTCATCAGTATTGGGAGAAAATGGTTATGAGTACAAGACTGTTCGTCGTTTGAAGTACCGCCAACGTCGCGATGTTTCAGAGATCGCTAATGAATACTTGCCTCCCGCAGAGGAATCTGCCACTGAATCAGTTTCTGAAATTAAATCTCTTGAAGAACCCCAAGATTCATCAGTATTGGGGGAAACTGGCTATGAATACAAAACCGTTCGTCGTTTGAAGTACCGCCAACGTCGCGATGTTTCAGAAATCGCTAATGAATACTTGCCTCCCGCAGAGAAATCTGCCACGGAATCAGTTTCTGAAGTTAAATCTCTAGAAGAACCCCAAGACTCATCAATGTTGGGCGAGAATGGCTATGAATACAAAACCGTTCGTCGTTTGAAGTACCGCCAACGTCGCGATGTTTCAGAAATCGCTAATGAATACTTGCCTCCCGCAGAGGAATCTGCCACTGAATCAGTTTCTGAAGTTAAATCCCTTGAAGAACCCCAAGATTCATCAGTATTGGGTGAAAACGGCTATGAATACAAAACCGTTCGTCGTTTAAAGTACCGCCAACGTCGCGATGTTTCAGAGATCGCTAATGAATACTTGCCGCCCGCAGAGGAGTCTGCCACTGAATCAGTTTCTGAAGTTAAATCCCTTGAAGAACCCCAAGATTCATCAGTATTGGGTGAAAACGGCTATGAATACAAAACCGTTCGTCGTTTGAAGTACCGCCAACGTCGCGATGTTTCAGAGATCGCTAATGAATACTTGCCTCCCGCAGAAGAAACAACCACTGAATCCGTTTCTGAAGTTAAATCTCTAGAAGAACCCCAAGACTCATCAGTATTGGGCGAAAATGGCTATGAATACAAAACTGTTCGCCGTTTGAAGTACCGCCAACGTCGCGATGTTTCAGAGATAGCTAATGAATACTTGCCTCCCGCAGAAGAAACAGCCACTGAATCCGTTTCTGAAGTTAAATCTCTAGAAGAACCCAAAGATTCATCAGTATTGGGTGAAAACGGCTATGAATACAAAACCGTTCGCCGTTTGAAGTACCGCCAACGTCGCGACGTTTCAGAGATCGCAAATGAATACCTACCTCCTGCAGAGGAAACAGCCACGGAATCAGTTTCTGAAGCAAAATCTCTTGAAGAACCTCAAGACTCATCAGTATTGGGAGAAAATGGCTACGAATATAAAACTGTTCGTCGTTTGAAATACCGCCAACGTCGCGATGTTTCAGAGATTGCTAATGAATACTTGCCTCCTGCAGAGGAATCTGCCACTGAATCAGTGTCTGAAGTTAAATCCCTTGACGAACCCCAAGATTCATCAGTATTGGGAGAAAATGGTTATGAGTACAAGACTGTTCGTCGTTTGAAGTACCACCAACGTCGCGATGTTTCTGAGATTTCTAATGAATACTTGCCTCCCGCAGAGGAATCTGCCACTGAATCAATTTCTGAAATTAAATCTCTTGAAGAACCCCAAGATTCATCAGTATTGGGGGAAACTGGCTATGAATACAAAACCGTTCGTCGTTTGAAGTACCGCCAACGTCGCGATGTTTCAGAGATCGCTAATGAATACTTGCCGCCCGCAGAGGAGTCTGCCACTGAATCAGTTTCTGAAGTTAAATCCCTTGAAGAACCCCAAGATTCATCAGTATTGGGCGAAAATGGCTATGAATACAAAACAATTCGCCGTTTAAAATATCGTCAACGTCGTGATATTCCCACACTTGCCGAGTACCTCCCTCCCGACGAAGATATGCCAATCGTTTATGACGTAAAATCAACCGAAGATCCAATAAGCTCAACAGATCTTAGTGATAATGGCTATCTATATAAAACAGTGCGACGCCTCAAGTACAGACAACGTCGTGCATAG